The Deinococcus aestuarii genomic interval ACCTTCAGTTGGTGAAGGGGGCGGCCTCGGTCGCCCCAGCCCAGCGCAAGGCGGCGTACAGCGCCGGGCCCGCTGAGAGCCAGACCTGCACGCTGCTGGGGGCTAGGCCCTACGCCTCCAGGTGCCGGACTCACCGGAAGCCTGCCTGCGGCCCCGGCTGCCGTAGGTCACGAGGAACGCCTCCTGCAGCCCCCACAGACCCTCCACGTCCGAGTCCCGCGCGGCGCGGATGCCCTCCTTGCGCCGCGCGTCCGGGTTGAGGCGCGACAGCCGGTCGGCCCGGCCCCGGAGGGTCAGGTTGGCGGCCAGCAACTCGAGGCTCATTCGAGACACAGTACGGGAGGAATCGCGTGCCAGACATACCGGAAATGGCGGGGAACAGAACAGCTCCCGCTGGCGGTCTACGCCTAAATGAACGCTCTGCGTTGGAACAGGGTTACCGGGTCGCTGGCGTGACACCGACATTCCCGTCTCCTCAATTCTTCCTCCGTGTTGGCTTCAGCGAGCCTAAGCTAGAGGGCTCAGTACCTGACAACTTGAGGTAGGTAGCGTCCTGACGGCCGTTTTCGACCCCTCGGAGGGGCAAGGCCGCGTGGGACGTTCAGGCAGAGCAAAGAGCGGCATGTTGGGGTCGCCATGACACCGACTGCCGCTCCCCCTGACGTTACCGCCCTGGCTGAACTGCTGAAAACGCACCTGCCCCACCTGCGCCGCGACACGTTGCAACGTGTCGCCGATGTGATCGCTGGGCTGGTGCAAGCTCAGTCCACCCGGCATCGCCGGGTGGCCCTGCATCTCCCCGGCGCTGCTTCGTCTGAAGCCAAGACACGCCGGGTGGCGCGCTGCCTGCACGATCCCCAACTCCAGGGCGAAGATGTGTTGCGGGTCATCCTCCCGCTCCTTCCCCCCCGGAAAGCTGCTCTTCGCCCTGGACCGCACCAACTGGCAGCACGGTCAGGCTGAACTCAACCTGCTGGTGTTGGGCGTGGTGCTCAGCGGTGTGACGCTCCCGCTCGTCTGGGTCGCGTTGCCGCACGGCGGCAACAGCGACAGTACCGCCCGGATGCGCCTGGTGGCCCGTCTGCTCCAGGACCTTCCCGCCCGTCGGTGGAAAGCCCTGGTCGCGGATCGGGAGTTCGTCGGGCAAGCCTGGTTCACCTTTCTCCGGGAACGGCGGATTCCCCGCTGTATTCGGCTGCGGGAGAACACGCGGCTGGATGACGAGTTTGTGCGGGACGCGTTCCAGCTTCTGGAATGCGGTCAGGTGCGCGCCTTGTTCGAGCGGGCCTGGGTGTACGGGAGCCGGATGCAAGTGGTGGCGACGCTCTCCCCAGAGGGCGAGCGCGTCATCGTCGCTTCTGACCTGAGCATCCCTGCAACGCTGGCAGTTTATCGGCAGCGGTGGACGATCGAATGCACCTTCAGTGCCCTGAAATCCCGAGGGCTGGGGTTGGAGGAGACGCACATGGTGAAAGCCGCTCGCATCGAGCGGCTCTTCGGACTGCTCACCCTGGCGTTGGTCTGGATGGTCCGGGTGGGCACTTGGCGGTCGGAGACACGACCGATTCCCGTGAAGAAGCATGGACGCAAGGCTGTGGGGGTGGCTCAGTACGGTTGGGAACTCTTGGCCGACGCCCTACGGTGGTCAGCCAGCGGGGTGCAGTGTCAATGTCGGCTTCGTCGTGAGCAGTTTCGGCGGAATAGGTGTGACCACCCCCCTGACGTTTACGGCCGCTGCACCTCCTGACTGACCTCACTGTTCCCCAGCAGTGCGCTGGGGAACAGCCCGGACTTTTTCTTCTCCCGTAGGCGATACGACTCGCCCTTGATGTTCAGCACATGGCTGTGGTGCAACAGTCGGTCCAGGATCGCGCTCGCCACCACCGGGTCCCCCAGGACCTCGCCCCAGTCGGCGAAGCCCTTGTTCGCCGTCAGGATCACGCTGCCCCGCTCGTACCGCGCCGCAATCAACCCGAACAGGGCGTTGGCGGCCAAGCGGTCATACGGCCAGACCCCGAACTCGTCGATGACCAGCAGCTTGGGCTTGGCGTAGTACCGCAGGCGGTGTTCCAGTCGATTCAGGGCCTGCGCTTTGCGCAGGTCCTCCATGAGCTGCCCTGCGGGCACAAACAGCACCGTCTCCCCATGCGTGATGGCGGCCAGGCCCAGTCCCACGGCCAAGTGCGTCTTCCCGACGCCGGGCGGGCCCAGCAGGATGACGTTCTGCCCGTCGGCGGCGAAGGACAGCGTGCTCAGCTCCTTGACCAGGCGCTTGTCGACACTCGGCTGGAAGGCGAAGTCGAACTGCTCCAGGGACCGCAAAAAAGGCAGGCGGGCCTGTTTCAACCGTCTGGCACGGCCTTCCTCGTCCCGAGCCGTGACCTCGATGCGCAACAGGTCGGCCAGGAAGTCCGCGTACGGCAGCTCCTTTTTGGCCGCCGCGTCCAGGCGGCTCTCCAGCAGGCTTGCCGCATGCGGCAAGCCCAGGGCCTCCAAGGCCGTGCGGCATCGTTCGACGGCGATCATGCCTCACCGTCCCGGAACACGGTCGCCAGCACCTCGTCCAGGGTCGCCGTCTCCCCGACGGCGACCAACGCCTCGTACTCGGCCAGCGACCGCTGCTCGACCTGCATCTCGGACAGACCCTCGGTCTGGGTGGCGAGCAAGGCCCGACGGCGCCGGGAGTCGTCTCCAGGGGTGGGCAGCCCGTCGTACTGCGCTTCCGCCAGGAAGCGCGCCCCCCGTTGGGCTGACCGGGGATGCACTGCGATGCGCGTCCCCCCACTGAAGAGCTGTACCTCCAGGTGGTCGGCCTGCACCTCGACCGTCTGCCCGGCGTAGCGCCACGGGACGCCGTAGAAGTTGCCGCCGTACGACACGAACCCGTCCCAGGCCACCTTGCGCACCTCCCGCACGAACACCGACAAAGATTCCCGTGAAGGGAGTGGGGTCAGAGATCGGCGTTCCTGGGCGAGCCGTTCCACGGGCTTCTCGCGGGTGGTGCCGTGGGTGCGGACGTTCGCCACGTGGTCAAGCCAGTGCCTGGCTTGACGGTTGAGATCGGCGTCGTCCACGAACCGCGCCCCTAGCCAGAAGTTCTTCTCGACGTACCCGACCCCACTCTCTACCTTCCCCTTGGTGCGGGGCCGGTAGGGGCGGCACAACCGGATGGAAAAGCCCAACCGCAGCGAGAAGTCCAGGAACTGCGCGTTCCAAACGGGTTCACCGTTCTGATCACGTTCCAGCACGACCTGCTTGGTGTTGTCGTACAGGATGGTCTGGGTGAGTCCGCCGAAATAGGCGAACGCGTTGAGATGACAGCGGATGAAGCTGGCGGTGTCGGCCTTGCGGATGAACTCGACGTACAGCGCGCGGGACCAGCCCAGCACCATCACGAAGGCCCAGATGGACCGGGTCTGCCCTTCGAGGTTCAGGTAGCTGTAGCGCCCGAAGTCCACCTGCGCCTGCACCGCAGGCGCGGTCTCGAAGCGGGGCGTCACCCGGGTGGCGGACACCCGTGTCCGCCGAAATGGGCGGAGAAAGTCTTTGACCACCGTGTACTGCCCGGTGTAGCCCTGGGCTTGCACCTCGCGCAAGAGGACGACCGCACTCAGGACGCCCTGCCCGATGCGCTCCTTGAGGTAGGGGACGTAGGGGTCGAGCTTGCTTCCCCGTTGGGGGCGAGGTTTGGGCTGGGGGAGGCCAGGGGCTCGCAGGTACTTCTTGACGGTGTTGCGGCTGAGGTCGAGGGTGCGGGCGATGCCGCTGATGGTCTGTCCTGTGGCCTTGAGTTCGATGATTTGTCGCACCTGGGCGCCTCCGAGCATCCTGACCTCCGATTCACCGCGAATCGTAGGCCGGGGGGGGCTGCTACCTCGAAGTGGTCAAATCTGTTCCGCCCCTCCTGGTCATGTTGAAACCGCCACCGTCAGCAGACGTACCTGAATCTCCTGACCATTCCTTTTCCCGTGCCAGGAGCCGCCGGAACCTGAGTTGTCAGGTACTGAGGCTAGAGGGATATGACCCAGAGCTACCTGCCGGACGACTTGGAAGAGTTGTTGACGCGAGCCATCGACCAGGGCGTCGAGGGCCTGGAGTGAACCCAATCGGGCGGACCGCGGGGCAAGTCACGTCTGGGCGGCAGTGTAGCAGGCAGCGAACTCGACGGGTGGGACGTATCCCAAGCTGGAGTGCAGTCGGC includes:
- the istB gene encoding IS21-like element helper ATPase IstB, with the protein product MIAVERCRTALEALGLPHAASLLESRLDAAAKKELPYADFLADLLRIEVTARDEEGRARRLKQARLPFLRSLEQFDFAFQPSVDKRLVKELSTLSFAADGQNVILLGPPGVGKTHLAVGLGLAAITHGETVLFVPAGQLMEDLRKAQALNRLEHRLRYYAKPKLLVIDEFGVWPYDRLAANALFGLIAARYERGSVILTANKGFADWGEVLGDPVVASAILDRLLHHSHVLNIKGESYRLREKKKSGLFPSALLGNSEVSQEVQRP
- the istA gene encoding IS21 family transposase, which encodes MRQIIELKATGQTISGIARTLDLSRNTVKKYLRAPGLPQPKPRPQRGSKLDPYVPYLKERIGQGVLSAVVLLREVQAQGYTGQYTVVKDFLRPFRRTRVSATRVTPRFETAPAVQAQVDFGRYSYLNLEGQTRSIWAFVMVLGWSRALYVEFIRKADTASFIRCHLNAFAYFGGLTQTILYDNTKQVVLERDQNGEPVWNAQFLDFSLRLGFSIRLCRPYRPRTKGKVESGVGYVEKNFWLGARFVDDADLNRQARHWLDHVANVRTHGTTREKPVERLAQERRSLTPLPSRESLSVFVREVRKVAWDGFVSYGGNFYGVPWRYAGQTVEVQADHLEVQLFSGGTRIAVHPRSAQRGARFLAEAQYDGLPTPGDDSRRRRALLATQTEGLSEMQVEQRSLAEYEALVAVGETATLDEVLATVFRDGEA